The sequence below is a genomic window from Kosmotoga arenicorallina S304.
AGAGATATGGCGAAACTACCGGTCTCTATATGGTTTTATACTCAGCTGGCAGGTATTTCGTAGAAGGCTTGAGGTTGGACAGCTTGAAAGTAGGCGAGTTCCGCACCGCTCAAGTTATCTCTATTATTCTCATGATCATCGGTGCACTGTTGTATCTGTACTCGAGAAGAAAAGGCGAAGAAGTGAGAACAGTCTCTTAAAAGCCCTTGCCCTGTGGCTAATTGAAGATTTAACATCCTGACCCAATTCGCCAAAGGTCATTTCGTAACCATCAGGGATAAATATGGGGTCGTATCCGAATCCCTGGCTACCTCGAATTTCCTTTGCAATAGTTCCTTCAACGATCCCCTCGGCTGCAAGCACCACACCGGTTGGGTGATAATAAACGGCAGCGCATTTGAAACGCGCCTTCCTGTTTTTTTCGTCATCAAGACGTTTCAAAAGCTCCTCCATTTTTTCTGTATAGGGACGCCCTTCCATGAACCTCGCGGACTTAATCCCGGGAAACCCTCCAAGGGCATCAATTTCAAGCCCGGAATCATCTGCTATCAATGGAACTCTAAGCCCTTTGAAAGTTTCAACTTTTATAAGCGCATTCTGTAAAAAGGTAGCCCCGTTCTCCTCTATATCAATTTTATCCCCCGCTATGGAGGCAACAGGCATTATTGACCATTCATCCCCTGCTAACGCATTGATTTCAAAGGCTTTGTGCTTGTTAGCAGTTACCAGATATATCTTCATCGTTTCAATCCCTTCACTTCTTCAATAACCTTTTCCGGGAAATCGCTCCTGAAAATTGCAGCTCCCATGACAAGAATATCAGCTCCATATTCAACCACGGTGGGAGCAGTGTTCAAATTCACACCGCCATCAACGGCGATTTCAAATTCAAATCCCTTTTTCTGGCGTATTGTATCAAGTTGCCTTATCTTTTCGGCAGCAAGGGGAATAAATTTCTGACCTGTAAAGCCCGGGTTTACCGTCATCACAAGCACTCCATCAAGAAAAGGCAGAATGCTTTCCAGAGAATTCACAGGGGTATGGGGATTCAACGCAACAAAGGCTTTAACCTCTCTCGATTTTATCCTTTCAAGCAGCCGGTGAAGATGGATTTCAGCTTCTATATGCACAGCTATAATGCTGGCTCCAAGATCCATAAACCTGTCCACATACTTCGAAGGATCGGAAATCATGAGATGAACGTCAAGCGGTAAAGTCTCAACCTTATTCAAGGCTTCAATCAGAGGAAAGCCGAAGGTAATATTAGGCACAAAATGTCCGTCCATAACATCAATGTGCAGATAATCTGCCCTTTTGATTTTATCGAGTTCCTGCTGAAGGTTCATAAAGTTTGCTGCGAGTATTGAAGGCGAAACCTTTGACATCATTTCCACCTCTTTTTTTCTTTGTGCTTTTCTTGAAGCTCTTCATAGATTTTCCGATAGCTCTCATATCTTGTCGTCGGGATATCACCTGTTTCTACCAGTTCTTTGACATAGCACCCCGGCTCATCGACATGAACGCAATCCGAAAAAGAGCAATAACCGCTGTGAACCCTCAAATCCCTGAAATAATTCTTCAGTTCTTCGGGCTCTATTTCGGGGAGTTCCAGCGATGCAAAACCCGGGGTATCCGCAACATATCCACCGAAATCAAATTCCAGAAGTTCCACTCTCGTGGTGGTGTGCCTTCCTCTGTCAAGCTTCTTCGAAATGTCAGATGTTTTCAATTTCAGCCCGGGGTTGAGAGCATTCAAAAGACTGCTTTTCCCAACACCTGACATACCTGCCATGGTGGATATCTTGCCTTTGAACACTTCACGCAATAGATCAATGTTGTATCCTGTTTTGGCTGATACCTCTATTATATTGTAATATTCCCCGTAGGTGTGGTATAAATCAAGCAATGCTCTTCTTGATTTCAACAGATCAACTTTGTTAACGGCAATAATCGTCGGCAATCCACTGTATTCAGCAAGAACGAGAAACCTATCGAGTATATAAAAGGGAACACCGGGTTCTTCAAGGCATGTAACAAGGACGATTTGATCCACATTGGCTATCCGAGGCCTTTTTAGTTCATTTCTTCTGTTGAGTATATTCTCCACCCTTCCAGTATCATCGCCCGTCGGAATAAATTCAACCACATCACCCACCAGAGGTTTGATACCAAGCTTTTTGAAACGCCCCGGCATGTCACAGAGATAGTGTTTCCGGCTGTGTAATTCTGTCACGATAAGAGTTCTGCTGTCATAGCGGATTACGTTCCCCTTTAACCTTTCATGACTCAATGTTCTCCCTCCTGAACTGTCGTCTTCTCAACTGCCCGCAGGCTGCATCTATGTCCGTGCCTTTTTCCGCCCTGAGCACCGTCTCAATACCTTTTTTCTTTAGTGCCTGTTCAAAAGCCTTCGACCTTTCTGGTGAAGGGCGCTGAAATTTTGGGATTACCGGATTCACGGGTATCAGATTAACAAATACTTTCAAGCCCTTCAATAAATGCGCCAGATTATCTGCATCTTCGAGAGAATCATTTACAGCTTCTATCAATATATATTCAAAGGTTATCCTGTTACCTGTCTTTTTCTGATAATACTTAAGTGCTTCAAAGAGTTCTTCTATGGGAAAACGCCTGTTGATAGGCATGAGTATGCTTCTCTTTTCGTCCTTTGCCGCATGGAGGGAAACAGATAGTCTAATATCCAGCCCGGAATCAGCAAGTCTTTTTATCCCATCAGGGATTCCCGCAGTGGAAATTGTGAAATGCCTTATTCCAAGATTTCTCCCTTTTTCATCGTGAAGGACCTCAATGCTTTTGAAAAGGGATTCACTGTTAAGGAATGGTTCTCCCATTCCCATGAATACAATGTTATCGGCATCTTCGCCTATTTCTTTCTCCATATACAATACCTGTGCTACGATTTCTGAAGCACTCAGGTTTCTTTTGAATCCGCTCAATCCTGTTGCGCAAAAAGCACAACCGAGCTGGCAGCCAACCTGAGTCGAAATGCAAAAGGTTATATGTTCGGCGTGGCGAATTACCACAGATTCTATGTATTCACCATCTTGCAGTTCCCAGAGAAATTTTTCAGTTCCATCCTTTGCCTTCTGCCTGTCTTTAAGCGAAAAAACGGGGAAACGGAAATATTCTTTTAGAAAAGCTCTATCGCTTTTTGAGAGATTGGTCATCGCATCAAAGTCAAAGACCTTTTTTCGATGAATCCAATCGTATATTTGAGCAGCCCTGAACCTTTTAAAACCCAGCTCCAGTATTTCATTTTTTAGTTCTGCGTAATTAAGCGAAAGTATTTCCTTCAACTCATCACCACCAGATTTCATCGTTTTTTAAGATATGTGATAAAGCACGGCCTTGGTGCGTCAGGCGGGAAATAATAAGCACCGTATCCCATTTCTGTGGCTTTCAAACTTCCTTTAAGTGTGCTGTCAAAATCGGCACATTCATAACCTGCTTTGTTGAGTTCAAAAACGAGGTCCCGCGTTTCTTCCAGGCTATAACTGTCAATCATCAAAAGAAACTCCCCGTGTTTTACTTCCAGTATTTCTTGAATGAGCTTCCTCTTCTCTCTTGAAAATGTCTCGGCTTCAAGAGTAAAGAAAAGCCATGGCTTTTGATTCAAAAGAGAAAGAGCGCTCCCGGACATTCGTATAACTTCTTTCTCCATCCCTTTCAAGATATATTCCATTTCATCGATCCGTTGCAATTTAAGATCATCGATTCCCCTTTCCACTAATATGTAGGAATCAGAAAAATCGCTGCTGGCAAAAAGGAACCCCTTCTCTTCAAGTTCTGCTAATTCTGACTCAGAAGCAACAAACGCATCTGACGGGGGAGTTTGGTTATATTCAAGCAAAGGCTTTATGTCGCCTATATGCGGGAGACCCTTTATATATTCCACCAGCCACTTTGGATGGGAATATTTCAACCATAGTGGCAGGGCATTCAAATCAACACGTTCCCCGGCAACCTTTCTCAGCACAGCATTTACAAGGTTTCTAAAACTCTTAACGCCTACAAGGGCAACGCTTTCCTTTATGGCAGCATAATCAGGAACAGCATCCATAAAATAAAGCTGAAAAACGCCTATTCTCAATGCGTTTTTGATAGCGACCGGTAGTTTATCGGGCCTTTTTAGAAACTTCATCAGTATATAATCTATAAGAACTCGCTTTCTTAAAGTGCCTAAATAAAGGTTCGCTGCGAATTTTTTCGATTCAAAAGAAAGGGTGGAGAATGCTATCTCCACCTTTTTTGATGGTATATATCCATTTTTGTCAAAATAGTTGAGTATTTCCAGCGCTATTTCCCGGCTATCTTTCATATCAGTTTCGATCACCAAAAAGCCCTGATATGAAAATCATACGAAGCAATTGCAACAATGCCATTGCAACAGAAGCCACATAAGTCATTGCGGCAGCGTTGAGCACCTGATCAACTGCGGTCAGCTCTTTTTCAGGCATGCCCATTCTGTTAAGCAGAATGCGAGCTCTTTTACTTGCGTTCAATTCCACAGGCAGAGTTATGAGGGTGAAGAGAACAACAAGCAAAAATAGCAATATACCAAATTTCATCAATGCGGGCGACCAGAATAAGAGCCCCATCAAAAAGATTATCCAGCTAAACCCCGATCCAAAACTCGCCACCGGGGCGAATACATTTCGAATCTCAAGTGGTACATACTTTTCTTTGTGCTGGATTGCATGGCCTATTTCATGAGCAACAACGCCAAGAGCAGCAATGGAATGGCTGTTATAGGTGGCTGAGGAGAGCCTTACCACCCTGGTCCGCGGGTCATAGTGATCCGAAAGCCTTCCGGGAATTGATTCGATCTTCACTTCAAAAAGGCCTGCACTGTCGAGCAACCTTCTGGCGAGCTCAGCGCCATTAAGCCCGAAACTTGAATTTATGCGCGAATATCTGTAAAACCTCTGCTGCACAAGAGATTGAGCCCATATGGCCAGGATAATTGCCGGGATCAAAAATATGAAGGTTGGATCCCAGAAAAGCATTCAACCACCTCCAGGCATTATTATATCACTATATATTTGACTTTTCTTTAATCGCATGGTTCAAAATTCCGTCGTATCCTTCATGGTAAAATGAAAAAAACAGGAGGTAAAGATGAAGGCACACCATGTCGCTGAAAGCACCATTTTGGAATTGTTAAAGGGAACCGGCTTTGACTGCCCAATTTGCTCCGCTCTAAGCCTTTCCACCAGAAGCTGGATTGAATCCACGCTATCTAATCTCATGCACAATTTCGAACCACGGGGAAAACTCTTGAAAGGCGGCCTTTGCAAGAGACACAGAAGACTGCTGTTTGAGCTGGCCTCTTCGGAATTCAATATTGGTGCTCTTCCACTTTCTCTGCTTTTAGATGAAATGCTCCCCTTGCAGTTAAAAGCACTGGAAAAGAGAAAGGTGATTTACGGGGATAGCTGCTATCTCTGCAAATTTGAAGGAGAAGCTTCTCAGAGATATATAGATACCTTCGGGAATCTTTTCAACCTTCAAAGATGGAAAAAGCTCTATGAAGACTCAGAGCGTATCATATGCGCAGACCATAGCGCCAAGATGCTCTCACATATGAAAAGCAAAAACCGGGAATGGTTTATAAGCGTTCAAAAAAGAAAGTTTTCAGAGCTCCATACCCTTTTGAAAAGATATATAAAAAAGCATGACCACAAAAGCAAAGAGCCCTTTGGAATTGAAAGAAACTCATGGAAACTACTGTTGAAGCTTATTGGTGAAACAAAAACCTGATCTCTAATTTCAATAAGGATATCCACGGAACCCCATGAACATGAAGGCTCCAAATAAACTGGCGATTATGGCTACCAGAAGAATGACAAGTGCAATGATTATCAAAATGCCCTGTATTTTGAAAAAAACCCTTATATTGTCCAAACCATCTTCCAGCATCATGGAGCGATCTGAAAACATGTAGCTCTCAATGGAAGCTTTTGCCTTTCTCAGTTTTGACCCCATTACCAGAGAAATGACACCGCTTATCAAACCTCCGAAAAAAGCTCCCAGACCCTCTGAGCCAGCAGATAAAGAAAATGCAGCGCCAATTAAACCAAGTATACCGGCAATAATTAGCCAGATCCCCAAAAAGCCAGCCCAATATGAAAGCCCTTTGAGCGTAGCAAAAGAAATCTTAATTTCCCTGCCTTCATCAGCCATTGATATCCCCCCTGAAATCCTATGAATTAACCCCCACAGCTTGAACAGCTACCTCCAGAGCATCCTGAACAGCCCGAGCTAACAGTTTCGGAGGTTCCGATTTTCCCGAATTTGAAATTCGCAACTCTTGATATCTGCTTCACAAGCTTTCCGCCACATTTGGAGCAGTGTGGCGTTTCCTCATCGATTTTGAGCAACAGGCTTTCTTCATGATGGCAATCTGAGCATATAAAACGATATAAGGGCATTTTTTCCTCCTTGGATATGAGTTCAATATATTTTACATTATTCATGAGCTTTTTCTCAATAGTGAAGAACAAAGATAGGGCGGAAGGTTCCCTTCCACCCTATCTAATAAGCATGAGAATCAGATCGTTGACATTGGTTCCGGTAGGTCCGGTAATTATAAGGTCATCAATGGCTCTAAGAGCATGATAGGTGTCGTTGTTATCAAGAAAATCGTCAATATTCATGCCTTTTTCCATAAGGCGTTCAACCGTTGTGCCGTCAACAATTCCACCAGCGGCATCTGTTGGGCCGTCAGTCCCATCAGTTCCCACCGACAGAATAACCGTGTTATCAAGCCCTTTTATTCCTCTTGCAGCTGAAAGGGCAAGTTCCTGGTTCCTTCCCCCTTTGCCGCTGCCTTTGACATGAACCACTGTTTCTCCGCCAAGAACGACGGCGCAGGGCTTTTCAAAAGGAGAATTGAATTCACATATCTCCCGCGCAATGGCCGCAAGGAATGTGCCGGCTTCCCTGGCTTCGCAATCGAGAGTTGATGTTAGGATTTTCGCCCTGTATCCAAGGGACTCGGCTTTCCTTGCGGCTACTTCGCATACTTTGCTAACGCTTCCAATTATCTTTGTTTCTACGTTATTCAGCGCTTTTGGCGTTTCGAGCGCTAACACCTCTTTGACTCTTTCTGATATGCTGATCCCGTATTTCCTCACAATGTTTAACGCTTCTTCCGACGTGCTGCTATCCGGATATGCGGGGCCTGACGCTATGCTGTCAAGCCTGTCTCCAAGAACGTCCGAGAGCACCAGGGAAAACACCCTTGCGGGCTGAACCAGGCTGGCAAATCCACCGCCTTTGACCCTTGACAGGTGCTTTCTGACTGCGTTTATCTCCACGATATTGGCTCCTGAGTTCAAGAGCTGTTTTGTTATGTTTGCCAGATCACCAAGAGTAACGCCTTCCCGAAGGCTTTCAAAAAGCGCGGATCCGCCTCCAGAAACGAGAAATAGCACAGTATCTTTTTCTGAAAGATTTCTCGTAACCTCAAGGGCTCTCTCCGTCGCTTTAAGGGTGTTCTCATCGGGAACGGGATGCCCTGCTTCATATACTTCGATACCTTCAATTTCTCCAAGGCTGTGATGGTATTTTGTTATTACGACACCTTTCATTATCTTATCTCCAAGCGCCTCCTTCGCTGCTGAAGCCATTCTCCACGCAGCTTTTCCGATTGCTATAAGGATAACGCCACCTTCGAATTCA
It includes:
- the rdgB gene encoding RdgB/HAM1 family non-canonical purine NTP pyrophosphatase; this encodes MKIYLVTANKHKAFEINALAGDEWSIMPVASIAGDKIDIEENGATFLQNALIKVETFKGLRVPLIADDSGLEIDALGGFPGIKSARFMEGRPYTEKMEELLKRLDDEKNRKARFKCAAVYYHPTGVVLAAEGIVEGTIAKEIRGSQGFGYDPIFIPDGYEMTFGELGQDVKSSISHRARAFKRLFSLLRLFFSSTDTTVHR
- the rpe gene encoding ribulose-phosphate 3-epimerase, producing the protein MSKVSPSILAANFMNLQQELDKIKRADYLHIDVMDGHFVPNITFGFPLIEALNKVETLPLDVHLMISDPSKYVDRFMDLGASIIAVHIEAEIHLHRLLERIKSREVKAFVALNPHTPVNSLESILPFLDGVLVMTVNPGFTGQKFIPLAAEKIRQLDTIRQKKGFEFEIAVDGGVNLNTAPTVVEYGADILVMGAAIFRSDFPEKVIEEVKGLKR
- the rsgA gene encoding ribosome small subunit-dependent GTPase A is translated as MSHERLKGNVIRYDSRTLIVTELHSRKHYLCDMPGRFKKLGIKPLVGDVVEFIPTGDDTGRVENILNRRNELKRPRIANVDQIVLVTCLEEPGVPFYILDRFLVLAEYSGLPTIIAVNKVDLLKSRRALLDLYHTYGEYYNIIEVSAKTGYNIDLLREVFKGKISTMAGMSGVGKSSLLNALNPGLKLKTSDISKKLDRGRHTTTRVELLEFDFGGYVADTPGFASLELPEIEPEELKNYFRDLRVHSGYCSFSDCVHVDEPGCYVKELVETGDIPTTRYESYRKIYEELQEKHKEKKRWK
- the rlmN gene encoding 23S rRNA (adenine(2503)-C(2))-methyltransferase RlmN; translated protein: MKEILSLNYAELKNEILELGFKRFRAAQIYDWIHRKKVFDFDAMTNLSKSDRAFLKEYFRFPVFSLKDRQKAKDGTEKFLWELQDGEYIESVVIRHAEHITFCISTQVGCQLGCAFCATGLSGFKRNLSASEIVAQVLYMEKEIGEDADNIVFMGMGEPFLNSESLFKSIEVLHDEKGRNLGIRHFTISTAGIPDGIKRLADSGLDIRLSVSLHAAKDEKRSILMPINRRFPIEELFEALKYYQKKTGNRITFEYILIEAVNDSLEDADNLAHLLKGLKVFVNLIPVNPVIPKFQRPSPERSKAFEQALKKKGIETVLRAEKGTDIDAACGQLRRRQFRRENIES
- a CDS encoding transcription antitermination factor NusB, which produces MIETDMKDSREIALEILNYFDKNGYIPSKKVEIAFSTLSFESKKFAANLYLGTLRKRVLIDYILMKFLKRPDKLPVAIKNALRIGVFQLYFMDAVPDYAAIKESVALVGVKSFRNLVNAVLRKVAGERVDLNALPLWLKYSHPKWLVEYIKGLPHIGDIKPLLEYNQTPPSDAFVASESELAELEEKGFLFASSDFSDSYILVERGIDDLKLQRIDEMEYILKGMEKEVIRMSGSALSLLNQKPWLFFTLEAETFSREKRKLIQEILEVKHGEFLLMIDSYSLEETRDLVFELNKAGYECADFDSTLKGSLKATEMGYGAYYFPPDAPRPCFITYLKKR
- a CDS encoding zinc metallopeptidase — encoded protein: MLFWDPTFIFLIPAIILAIWAQSLVQQRFYRYSRINSSFGLNGAELARRLLDSAGLFEVKIESIPGRLSDHYDPRTRVVRLSSATYNSHSIAALGVVAHEIGHAIQHKEKYVPLEIRNVFAPVASFGSGFSWIIFLMGLLFWSPALMKFGILLFLLVVLFTLITLPVELNASKRARILLNRMGMPEKELTAVDQVLNAAAMTYVASVAMALLQLLRMIFISGLFGDRN
- a CDS encoding DUF5362 family protein; amino-acid sequence: MADEGREIKISFATLKGLSYWAGFLGIWLIIAGILGLIGAAFSLSAGSEGLGAFFGGLISGVISLVMGSKLRKAKASIESYMFSDRSMMLEDGLDNIRVFFKIQGILIIIALVILLVAIIASLFGAFMFMGFRGYPY
- a CDS encoding FmdB family zinc ribbon protein; its protein translation is MNNVKYIELISKEEKMPLYRFICSDCHHEESLLLKIDEETPHCSKCGGKLVKQISRVANFKFGKIGTSETVSSGCSGCSGGSCSSCGG
- a CDS encoding glycerate kinase type-2 family protein, giving the protein MSSIREDALYIANEAINAVLPENAVISALRSAEFEGGVILIAIGKAAWRMASAAKEALGDKIMKGVVITKYHHSLGEIEGIEVYEAGHPVPDENTLKATERALEVTRNLSEKDTVLFLVSGGGSALFESLREGVTLGDLANITKQLLNSGANIVEINAVRKHLSRVKGGGFASLVQPARVFSLVLSDVLGDRLDSIASGPAYPDSSTSEEALNIVRKYGISISERVKEVLALETPKALNNVETKIIGSVSKVCEVAARKAESLGYRAKILTSTLDCEAREAGTFLAAIAREICEFNSPFEKPCAVVLGGETVVHVKGSGKGGRNQELALSAARGIKGLDNTVILSVGTDGTDGPTDAAGGIVDGTTVERLMEKGMNIDDFLDNNDTYHALRAIDDLIITGPTGTNVNDLILMLIR